The Apis mellifera strain DH4 linkage group LG8, Amel_HAv3.1, whole genome shotgun sequence genome contains a region encoding:
- the LOC107964876 gene encoding uncharacterized protein LOC107964876 — MQEISTVRNIINNRNRDCLGCRIFSGCGLIGSGLYVAYHSKKFQKKIGKTIMYSIGSALMLLGTARILDLPPFRKQFNQG; from the exons atgCAAGAAATATCCACAGTGaggaatataattaacaatcgaAATCGTGATTGTTTAGGCTGTAGAATTTTCAGTGGTTGTGGTCTTATTGGTTCTGGTTTATATGTTGCGtatcattcaaaaaaatttcaaaaaaagattggaaaaacCATCATGTACTCAATTGGAAGCg cTTTAATGCTCCTTGGTACTGCTCGAATTTTGGATCTCCCTCCATTTCGCAAACAATTTAACCAAGGatga
- the LOC409026 gene encoding transmembrane emp24 domain-containing protein bai, which translates to MRIIIFIFAMLFAYVHSIRFYLEPNSMKCLKEEVQANVLLAGEYEVSLAPAVKTEYVVKDSKGDILSKKDDIPHGKILKFSFVTETYDTFEICFMAHAIQPSFSGNIKQIKQEIYLITKRGIEAKNYEGIGEAAKLKPSEVELKRLEDLSEAIVQDFARMRKNEEEMRDTNEATNTRVLYFSIFSMCWLLGLSIWQVLYLRRFFKAKKLIE; encoded by the exons atgcgaattataatatttattttcgcgaTGTTATTCGCGTATGTACATAGTATACGATTTTACCTTGAACCGAATTcaatgaaatgtttaaaagaagaagttcAAGCGAATGTCTTACTTGCTGGAGAATATGAAGTTTCTTTAGCACCAGCTGTTAAAACTGAATATGTT gtaaaagattcaaaaggagatattctttcaaaaaaagatgatattcctcatggaaaaatattaaaattttcatttgtcaCAGAAACTTATGatacatttgaaatttgttttatggCACATGCCATACAACCATCTTTTTCAGGCA atattaaacaaattaaacaagaaatttatttaatcacaaAACGTGGAATCGAAGCAAAGAATTATGAAGGA attggTGAAGCAGCAAAACTTAAACCTTCTGAAGTTGAATTGAAACGTCTTGAAGACTTATCTGAAGCTATTGTCCAAGATTTTGCTCGAATGCGAAAGAATGAGGAAGAAATGAGAGATACAAAtg aGGCAACAAATACTCGAGTATTgtattttagtatattttcCATGTGTTGGCTTCTAGGGCTCTCAATTTGGCAAGTTCTTTACTTAAGGCGTTTTTTCAAAGCAAAAAaacttattgaataa
- the LOC100577722 gene encoding spindle and kinetochore-associated protein 1 isoform X2, which yields MLCKNAIKEEFLKMRIVLSQMCNGIEQIRKKLVDMRKQNNQCRELLSFIETLDKRIIHMEKNIPHELIRDYNKIENSLSMKTICKKEFIQKSPIIIRNKNVEKEKTPIKDCKKILFNELEVCPMISLISEDEFNKVPKYIIGRQSLETVNDFINTINHILKTKYTFLSLGKAHARKQGDLNLYLHYKKQELDLCNDSEYIYFFTGEDYEKQMKSKLNKIKLNLITVLRHCKRLREHRIKNDLRYVILTKK from the exons ATGCTGT gtaaaaatgcaattaaagaagaattccTTAAAATGCGTATAGTACTTTCACAAATGTGTAATGGTATTgaacaaataagaaaaaaattagttgatatgagaaaacaaaataatcaatgtaga gAATTATTGTCATTCATTGAAACTTTGGATAAGAGAATTATtcatatggaaaaaaatattccacatGAATTAATTCGtgactataataaaattgaaaattctttatcaatGAAAACTATATGcaagaaagaatttatacaGAAATCacctataataataagaaataagaatgtagaaaaagaaaagactcCAATAAAAgactgtaaaaaaatattatttaacgaacTTGAAGTTTGTCCTATGATATCTTTGATAAGTGAAGATGAATTCAATAAAGTTCCAAAGTATATTATTGGAAGACAATCTTTAGAAACTGTAAATGATTTCATAAATACTATTAATcacatattaaaaacaaaatatacatttttatcactGGGAAAAGCTCATGCAAGAAAACAAGGAGATTTGAATCTTTATTTGCACTACAAAAAACAAGAATTAGATTTATGTAATGATTCtg aatacatatatttttttactggtgaagattatgaaaaacaaatgaagtctaaattaaataaaataaaattaaatttaataacagtTTTACGACATTGCAAAAGATTAAGAGAACATAGGATAAAAAACGACTTgcgatatgtaatattaacaaaaaaataa
- the LOC100577722 gene encoding spindle and kinetochore-associated protein 1 isoform X1, whose translation MTTSLEDILEKQCEKLEDLKTATIFIKSKNAIKEEFLKMRIVLSQMCNGIEQIRKKLVDMRKQNNQCRELLSFIETLDKRIIHMEKNIPHELIRDYNKIENSLSMKTICKKEFIQKSPIIIRNKNVEKEKTPIKDCKKILFNELEVCPMISLISEDEFNKVPKYIIGRQSLETVNDFINTINHILKTKYTFLSLGKAHARKQGDLNLYLHYKKQELDLCNDSEYIYFFTGEDYEKQMKSKLNKIKLNLITVLRHCKRLREHRIKNDLRYVILTKK comes from the exons atgacaACCTCACTGgaagatattttagaaaaacagtgtgaaaaattagaagatcTTAAAACTgcgacaatatttattaaaa gtaaaaatgcaattaaagaagaattccTTAAAATGCGTATAGTACTTTCACAAATGTGTAATGGTATTgaacaaataagaaaaaaattagttgatatgagaaaacaaaataatcaatgtaga gAATTATTGTCATTCATTGAAACTTTGGATAAGAGAATTATtcatatggaaaaaaatattccacatGAATTAATTCGtgactataataaaattgaaaattctttatcaatGAAAACTATATGcaagaaagaatttatacaGAAATCacctataataataagaaataagaatgtagaaaaagaaaagactcCAATAAAAgactgtaaaaaaatattatttaacgaacTTGAAGTTTGTCCTATGATATCTTTGATAAGTGAAGATGAATTCAATAAAGTTCCAAAGTATATTATTGGAAGACAATCTTTAGAAACTGTAAATGATTTCATAAATACTATTAATcacatattaaaaacaaaatatacatttttatcactGGGAAAAGCTCATGCAAGAAAACAAGGAGATTTGAATCTTTATTTGCACTACAAAAAACAAGAATTAGATTTATGTAATGATTCtg aatacatatatttttttactggtgaagattatgaaaaacaaatgaagtctaaattaaataaaataaaattaaatttaataacagtTTTACGACATTGCAAAAGATTAAGAGAACATAGGATAAAAAACGACTTgcgatatgtaatattaacaaaaaaataa
- the LOC100577756 gene encoding zinc finger protein 678, translated as MNCGKTESISTLSEHEDDLDEFEGSIIWSQEEPLSSNEILELTPDPEKQNQLKSLCRLCAGETLHPIYIYSEFGESLKLLHKINTCLSIKVKKTDPLPKQLCPTCVEKITWCNEFDIQCIRAEETLFEILKQKHSFNNTKNDCQENSQENIDSCPLCIEGRMRIYEEDKETKKDVELYDSDIVLESSDEEQIPNEIKIDEEPENESITLFCLGTKQKYLKCGACMNLYHTKETLDEHKCKPNLQCTSKPYKCDICFATFTFEERLQFHQHFHKDAKALYCEICKITFGKELKLFYHYKRYHCKDGRVSCLQCGKLFENQEGLKKHICVDGKTRPHVCEVCSKGFCDGYTLKRHIVTHLPEKPYKCPECSKSFTQKSRLNKHIAGHSIIFENSQTIWRCICCGETFGSCESADEHCKKHEDKISLIEEMQVLKLYHCEFCSSHFADMDHLKSHRESHVIEKPYSCNHCNSIFKSFAEAVLHWKEHPRIFKVLVVFLCEICDRDVKELSLLYKHKQKRHQPVPRKSEKGKEKFICELCGSIFISIEDFQEHGKYRCSKFPCDICGSLLPTANSLNAHKRRHSGLRPYVCNICGKSYTQSSHMWTHKRFHMGVKPYACEYCDQRFTIKPDLADHTRKKHTRERPFKCDVCNKAFLTGSVFYQHRLIHRGDRRYKCHYCEKAFTRTEALNNHIKIHTGEKPHACDVCGRCFRQKGDMRKHRRTQHIAKQDAK; from the exons atgaaCTGTGGAAAAACGGAGTCAATTAGTACATTGAGCGAACATGAAGATGATCTCGATGAATTTGAAGGATCAATTATTTGGTCCCAAGAGGAACCACTTtcatcaaatgaaattttagaattaactcCAGATCctgaaaaacaaaatcaattaaaatctttatgcCGTTTATGCGCGGGAGAAACTTTACATCCGATTTATATTTACTCCGAATTCGGTGAATCTTTGAAacttttgcataaaataaatacttgttTAAGTATTAAG GTAAAGAAAACAGATCCTCTTCCAAAACAACTTTGTCCAACTTGTGTTGAAAAGATAACTTGGTGTAATGAATTTGATATTCAGTGTATCAGAGCTGAAGAAactctttttgaaattttaaaacagaaacattctttcaataatactaaaaatgaTTGTCAGGAAAATTCTCAGGAAAATATAGATTCTTGTCCATTATGCATTGAAGGACGAATGAGAATTTATGAAGAGGataaagaaactaaaaaaGATGTTGAATTGTATGATAGTGATATTGTTCTTGAGAGTAGTGATGAGGAACAAATtcctaatgaaattaaaattgatgaagaACCAGAAAATGAATCCATAACATTATTCTGTTTGGGtactaaacaaaaatatttgaaatgtggAGCTTGtatgaatttatatcataCAAAAGAAACTTTGGATGAGCATAAATGCAAACCTAATTTACAATGTACTTCTAAGCCTTATAAATGTGATATTTGCTTTGCAACTTTTACATTTGAGGAACGGTTACAATTTCATCAACATTTTCATAAAGATGCAAAAGCAttatattgtgaaatttgcaaaattacgtttggaaaagaattaaaattgttttatcattataaaag ATATCATTGTAAAGATGGTAGAGTATCCTGTTTACaatgtggaaaattatttgaaaatcaagaaggattaaaaaaacatatttgtgTCGATGGAAAAACAAGACCACATGTATGTGAAGTTTGTTCTAAGGGATTCTGTGATGGCTATACTTTGAAACGTCACATAGTAACTCATCTTCCAGAAAAGCCATACAAATGTCCAGAATGTTCTAAAAGTTTCACACAAAAATCAAGATTGAATAAACATATAGCTGGGCAcagtattatttttgaaaacagTCAAACTATTTGGAG atgCATTTGTTGTGGTGAAACATTTGGAAGTTGTGAATCTGCAGATGAACACTGTAAAAAACATGAAGATAAAATTAGTCTTATAGAAGAAATGCAAGtgttgaaattatatcattgtgAATTTTGCAGCAGTCATTTTGCAGATATGGATCATTTAAAAAGTCATAGAGAATCACATGTTATTGAGAAACCATATTCTTGCAATCATTGCAACTCTATATTCAAATCCTTCGCAGAAGCTGTTCTTCATTGGAAAGAACATCCAAGAATATTCAAAGTTCTAGTAGTATTTTTGTGTGAAATATGTGACAGAGATGTTAAAGAATTATCTTTGCTTTATAAGCATAAACAGAAAAGACATCAACCAGTACCTAGAAAATCAGAAAaaggtaaagaaaaattcatttgcgAACTTTGTGgaagtatttttataagtattgaAGACTTTCAAGAACATGGAAAATACAGATGTTCTAAATTTCCATGTGATATTTGTGGCAGTCTTTTACCAACAGCAAATTCTTTGAATGCACATAAAAGAAGACACAGTGGGCTACGACC gtatgtttgtaatatttgtgGTAAAAGTTATACTCAATCCAGTCATATGTGGACTCATAAAAGATTCCATATGGGTGTGAAACCTTATGCCTGTGAATATTGTGACCAAAGATTCACAATAAAACCAGATCTAGCTGATCATACTAGAAAAAAACATACAAGAGAACGACCATTCAAATGTGATGTTTGTAACAAAGCATTCTTAACTGGTTCTGTATTTTATCAACATAGACTAATACATAGAGGAGATCGCAGATATAAGTGTCATTATTGTGAAAAAGCATTTACTAGGACAGAAGCTTTAAATAAtcacataaaaattcatactGGTGAAAAACCACATGCTTGTGATGTTTGTGGAAGATGTTTCAGACAGAAAGGAGATATGAGAAAACACAGACGAACACAACATATTGCTAAACAAGATGCAAAATAG
- the LOC552400 gene encoding putative uncharacterized protein DDB_G0282133 isoform X2, translating to MAFPPLVSSTPPPLDTFGDSEEDEFGDFTTGGIDGLSVSSDSPHKLITPIQTPLTSQNTSPKVNGIPENPKNSQTIIPIVPKQIITEDLLILEKINDTVNKIKLKTEVENFDEIIEDNSKRNLENVNNNNKEVIIERKVSNGVNLFNESNNFRESEQETSLNNLENVEPLSLDLEDPSIAPDIIQSIDDDFYNYEQFVASKNWISKSDTSISKTDYFKFQDTLSNVNNLNKDFNIEIKKDSNLNLENIIEKSILEDKCVQNINISKTDDFTFEVDNSKFDDSKNELSQNNQIENEIAKDLQFSQNKDIKIENDFLSSTSLPDISKCSNEEFGNFKYDSILESSITMSQEFSENTVEINEKKEETLQDDDFGDFTNFSEHTQFKELSQANVSDTKDDDDDFGDFNDFETAFEQSIIEQSQINIRDSICRIENKSAANKIEDIITTMFSVELEQCEIEIQSLINKTDKVWESIKNVEETNALTYQWANSSSNNILLNSLGIDSRNILFGPRWNPNVPRFAANLGFTPLEPIKAIIDPQPVALSNTNKIPASNNSEEVPAAQFDWNSSGLVNPLEANIPEINRERCNSTSKVEMIDSLESDIAKLQKCPQSSKMIEPLPTPRPSEWKKKTEFDIGHKQKSIQRNIPLEKQSMEKQFLSTIEKQYTSEKQFVPIEKQFLSSDKQYLSSDKSILGDIYRGKFANKRSGSEHVVMDRFGRIMPIQSETARVLNHLPDLSFLSARTLMLDRENKQIACEMSIINRKMPG from the exons ATGGCATTTCCTCCGTTAGTTAGTTCTACACCTCCTCCTTTAGATACTTTTGGAGATTCTGAAGAAGATGAATTTGGTGATTTTACAACTGGAGGCATAGATG gatTATCTGTGTCATCAGATTCACCACATAAACTTATCACACCAATTCAAACACCTTTAACATCACAAAATACTTCACCAAAAGTAAATGGTATTCCAGAAAATCCTAAAAATTCACAAACAATTATTCCAATTGTtccaaaacaaataattacagAAGATCTTCtaatacttgaaaaaattaatgatactgtaaataaaatcaaacttaaaacagaagttgaaaattttgatgaaataatagaagataatagtaaaagaaacttggaaaatgtaaacaataataataaggaaGTTATTATAGAAAGAAAGGTTTCTAATggagttaatttatttaatgaaagcaATAATTTTAGAGAAAGTGAACAAGAAACTTCTctcaataatttagaaaatgtaGAACCTTTATCTCTAGATTTAGAAGATCCGAGTATTGCTCCTGATATTATACAATCAATAgatgatgatttttataattatgaacagTTTGTGGCTTCAAAAAATTGGATCTCTAAGAGTGATACATCTATTTCAAAAACTGATTACTTTAAATTCCAAGATACTTTgagtaatgtaaataatttaaataaagattttaatatagaaattaaaaaagattcaaatttgaatttggaaaatattattgaaaagtcAATATTGGAAGATAAGTgtgtacaaaatataaatatatccaaaaCAGATGATTTTACATTTGAAgttgataattcaaaatttgatgaTTCAAAGAATGAGCTTTCTCAGAATaatcaaatagaaaatgaaattgctaAAGATCTTCAGTTTTctcaaaataaagatattaaaattgaaaatgattttttatcttctacgTCACTGCCAGATATTTCTAAGTGTTCTAATGAAGAATTTGGTAACTTCAAATATGATTCTATATTGGAATCCTCTATTACTATGAGTCaagaattttcagaaaatacagtagaaattaatgaaaaaaaagaagaaacacttCAAGATGATGATTTTGGTGATTTTACCAATTTTTCTGAACATACACAATTTAAAGAACTTAGTCAAGCAAATGTATCTGATACaaaagatgatgatgatgattttggagattttaatgattttgaaacaGCATTTGAACAGTCTATAATAGAGCAATCACAAATCAATATAAGAGACTCAATTTgtcgaatagaaaataaaagt gctgctaataaaatagaagacaTAATAACTACAATGTTCTCTGTGGAATTGGAACAatgtgaaattgaaatacaatCATTGATAAATAAGACAGATAAAGTTTgggaaagtataaaaaatgtcGAAGAAACGAATGCTTTGACATATCAATGGGCAAACAGTTCCagtaataatatacttttgaaTTCTCTTGGTATTGATTCTCGCAATATC ttatttgGACCGAGATGGAATCCTAATGTTCCAAGATTTGCTGCAAATCTTGGTTTTACTCCATTAGAACCAATTAAAGCTATAATTGATCCTCAACCAGTTGCTTTGtcaaatactaataaaattccagcttcaaataattcagaa gaAGTACCTGCAGCTCAATTCGATTGGAATAGTTCTGGGCTTGTTAATCCTTTAGAAGCTA ATATCCCAGAAATAAATCGAGAACGATGCAATTCAACATCAAAAGTGGAAATGATAGATTCTTTGGAAAGtgatattgcaaaattacaaaaatgtcCACAATCTTCAAAAATGATCGAGCCTTTGCCAACTCCTCGTCCAtcagaatggaagaaaaaaactgAATTTGATATAGGACATAAACAAAAGagtattcaaagaaatattccaCTGGAGAAACAATCAATGGAAAAGCAATTTCTATCAACAATCGAGAAACAGTATACGTCTGAAAAACAATTTGTACCAATTGAAAAACAGTTTCTATCAAGTGATAAGCAATATTTATCTTctgataaatcaattttggGAGACATTTATCGCGGAAAGTTTGCGAATAAGAGATCTGGATCTGAGCACGTGGTTATGGATAGATTTGGTCGAATAATGCCAATTCAGTCAGAAACAGCAAGagtattaaatcatttaccAGATCTTTCATTTCTCAGCGCTAGAACTTTAATGCTCGATCGGGAAAATAAGCAGATTGCTTGTGAAATGAGTATTATAAATCGTAAAATGCCTGGCTGA
- the LOC552400 gene encoding aftiphilin isoform X1 codes for MAFPPLVSSTPPPLDTFGDSEEDEFGDFTTGGIDGLSVSSDSPHKLITPIQTPLTSQNTSPKVNGIPENPKNSQTIIPIVPKQIITEDLLILEKINDTVNKIKLKTEVENFDEIIEDNSKRNLENVNNNNKEVIIERKVSNGVNLFNESNNFRESEQETSLNNLENVEPLSLDLEDPSIAPDIIQSIDDDFYNYEQFVASKNWISKSDTSISKTDYFKFQDTLSNVNNLNKDFNIEIKKDSNLNLENIIEKSILEDKCVQNINISKTDDFTFEVDNSKFDDSKNELSQNNQIENEIAKDLQFSQNKDIKIENDFLSSTSLPDISKCSNEEFGNFKYDSILESSITMSQEFSENTVEINEKKEETLQDDDFGDFTNFSEHTQFKELSQANVSDTKDDDDDFGDFNDFETAFEQSIIEQSQINIRDSICRIENKSAANKIEDIITTMFSVELEQCEIEIQSLINKTDKVWESIKNVEETNALTYQWANSSSNNILLNSLGIDSRNILFGPRWNPNVPRFAANLGFTPLEPIKAIIDPQPVALSNTNKIPASNNSEEVPAAQFDWNSSGLVNPLEASGGLSALLPLDFLCPFDPLLTSHNSTNSESYRRPSSARNPINHHIPEINRERCNSTSKVEMIDSLESDIAKLQKCPQSSKMIEPLPTPRPSEWKKKTEFDIGHKQKSIQRNIPLEKQSMEKQFLSTIEKQYTSEKQFVPIEKQFLSSDKQYLSSDKSILGDIYRGKFANKRSGSEHVVMDRFGRIMPIQSETARVLNHLPDLSFLSARTLMLDRENKQIACEMSIINRKMPG; via the exons ATGGCATTTCCTCCGTTAGTTAGTTCTACACCTCCTCCTTTAGATACTTTTGGAGATTCTGAAGAAGATGAATTTGGTGATTTTACAACTGGAGGCATAGATG gatTATCTGTGTCATCAGATTCACCACATAAACTTATCACACCAATTCAAACACCTTTAACATCACAAAATACTTCACCAAAAGTAAATGGTATTCCAGAAAATCCTAAAAATTCACAAACAATTATTCCAATTGTtccaaaacaaataattacagAAGATCTTCtaatacttgaaaaaattaatgatactgtaaataaaatcaaacttaaaacagaagttgaaaattttgatgaaataatagaagataatagtaaaagaaacttggaaaatgtaaacaataataataaggaaGTTATTATAGAAAGAAAGGTTTCTAATggagttaatttatttaatgaaagcaATAATTTTAGAGAAAGTGAACAAGAAACTTCTctcaataatttagaaaatgtaGAACCTTTATCTCTAGATTTAGAAGATCCGAGTATTGCTCCTGATATTATACAATCAATAgatgatgatttttataattatgaacagTTTGTGGCTTCAAAAAATTGGATCTCTAAGAGTGATACATCTATTTCAAAAACTGATTACTTTAAATTCCAAGATACTTTgagtaatgtaaataatttaaataaagattttaatatagaaattaaaaaagattcaaatttgaatttggaaaatattattgaaaagtcAATATTGGAAGATAAGTgtgtacaaaatataaatatatccaaaaCAGATGATTTTACATTTGAAgttgataattcaaaatttgatgaTTCAAAGAATGAGCTTTCTCAGAATaatcaaatagaaaatgaaattgctaAAGATCTTCAGTTTTctcaaaataaagatattaaaattgaaaatgattttttatcttctacgTCACTGCCAGATATTTCTAAGTGTTCTAATGAAGAATTTGGTAACTTCAAATATGATTCTATATTGGAATCCTCTATTACTATGAGTCaagaattttcagaaaatacagtagaaattaatgaaaaaaaagaagaaacacttCAAGATGATGATTTTGGTGATTTTACCAATTTTTCTGAACATACACAATTTAAAGAACTTAGTCAAGCAAATGTATCTGATACaaaagatgatgatgatgattttggagattttaatgattttgaaacaGCATTTGAACAGTCTATAATAGAGCAATCACAAATCAATATAAGAGACTCAATTTgtcgaatagaaaataaaagt gctgctaataaaatagaagacaTAATAACTACAATGTTCTCTGTGGAATTGGAACAatgtgaaattgaaatacaatCATTGATAAATAAGACAGATAAAGTTTgggaaagtataaaaaatgtcGAAGAAACGAATGCTTTGACATATCAATGGGCAAACAGTTCCagtaataatatacttttgaaTTCTCTTGGTATTGATTCTCGCAATATC ttatttgGACCGAGATGGAATCCTAATGTTCCAAGATTTGCTGCAAATCTTGGTTTTACTCCATTAGAACCAATTAAAGCTATAATTGATCCTCAACCAGTTGCTTTGtcaaatactaataaaattccagcttcaaataattcagaa gaAGTACCTGCAGCTCAATTCGATTGGAATAGTTCTGGGCTTGTTAATCCTTTAGAAGCTA GTGGTGGGTTATCTGCTCTTCTACCTCTGGACTTTTTATGTCCTTTTGATCCTCTATTAACATCCCATAATTCCACCAATTCTGAATCCTATCGTCGACCGAGTAGCGCAAGGAATCCTATTAATCATC ATATCCCAGAAATAAATCGAGAACGATGCAATTCAACATCAAAAGTGGAAATGATAGATTCTTTGGAAAGtgatattgcaaaattacaaaaatgtcCACAATCTTCAAAAATGATCGAGCCTTTGCCAACTCCTCGTCCAtcagaatggaagaaaaaaactgAATTTGATATAGGACATAAACAAAAGagtattcaaagaaatattccaCTGGAGAAACAATCAATGGAAAAGCAATTTCTATCAACAATCGAGAAACAGTATACGTCTGAAAAACAATTTGTACCAATTGAAAAACAGTTTCTATCAAGTGATAAGCAATATTTATCTTctgataaatcaattttggGAGACATTTATCGCGGAAAGTTTGCGAATAAGAGATCTGGATCTGAGCACGTGGTTATGGATAGATTTGGTCGAATAATGCCAATTCAGTCAGAAACAGCAAGagtattaaatcatttaccAGATCTTTCATTTCTCAGCGCTAGAACTTTAATGCTCGATCGGGAAAATAAGCAGATTGCTTGTGAAATGAGTATTATAAATCGTAAAATGCCTGGCTGA